A genomic region of Sarcophilus harrisii chromosome 6, mSarHar1.11, whole genome shotgun sequence contains the following coding sequences:
- the RCOR2 gene encoding REST corepressor 2 isoform X2, with translation MAKEKHGYNIEQALGMLLWHKHDVEKSLADLANFTPFPDEWTVEDKVLFEQAFGFHGKCFQRIQQMLPDKLIPSLVKYYYSWKKTRSRTSVMDRQARRLGGRKDKDDSDELEEGRGATSEGEPDAGDPKREPAPARPLNARPGPGKKEAQLSQYRHHPLRTRRRPPKGMYLSPEGITAVSGSPDLASLTLRGLDSQLVSLKRQVQSMKQTNSSLRQALEGGIDPLRPPEANTKYNSRWTTDEQLLAVQAIRRYGKDFGAIAEVIGNKTLTQVKTFFVSYRRRFNLEEVLQEWEAEQDGAAGAPAPAEEARKGLPAPAVASEEEEEVQITAVSRAVPPVAPPPTSLSQPPPLLRPPLPTAPTLLRQPPPLQQGRFLQPRLAPNQPPPPLIRPALAASRHSARGGPQAPPALLGGPSEPPPPSL, from the exons ATGGCCAAGGAGAAGCACGGCTACAACATCGAGCAG GCCCTGGGCATGCTGCTCTGGCACAAGCACGACGTGGAGAAGTCCCTGGCGGACCTGGCCAACTTCACCCCCTTCCCGGACGAGTGGACCGTGGAGGACAAAGTGCTGTTCGAGCAGGCCTTCGGCTTCCACGGGAAGTGCTTCCAGCGCATCCAGCAGATG CTGCCGGACAAGCTCATCCCCAGCCTGGTGAAGTACTACTACTCCTGGAAGAAGACGCGGAGCCGCACGAGCGTCATGGACCGCCAGGCCCGGAGGCTGGGGGGCCGCAAGGACAAGGACGATAG TGATGAgttggaagagggaagaggagccACTAGTGAGGGAGAGCCAGATGCTGGGGACCCCAAGAGAGAG CCAGCCCCAGCCCGGCCCCTGAACGCCCGGCCCGGCCCCGGGAAGAAGGAGGCGCAGCTCTCTCAGTACCGCCACCACCCGCTGCGGACCCGGCGCCGCCCGCCCAAGGGCATGTACCTGAGTCCCGAGGGCATCACGGCCGTGTCCGGCAGCCCCGACCTGGCCAGCCTCACCCTGCGGGGCCTCGACTCCCAGCTGGTCTCCCTCAAGCGCCAG GTGCAGAGCATGAAGCAGACCAACAGCAGCCTCCGGCAAGCCCTGGAGGGGGGCATCGACCCGCTGCGGCCCCCCGAG GCGAATACCAAGTACAATTCTCGGTGGACCACAGACGAGCAGCTTCTGGCTGTACAAG CCATCCGGAGGTACGGGAAGGACTTCGGCGCCATCGCGGAGGTGATCGGGAACAAGACCCTGACCCAGGTGAAGACCTTCTTCGTGAGCTACCGCCGGCGCTTCAACCTGGAGGAGGTGCTGCAGGAGTGGGAGGCTGAGCAAGACGGGGCCGCGGGGGCCCCGGCCCCCGCTGAGGAGGCGCGCAAGGGGCTCCCGGCCCCCGCCGTGGccagtgaggaggaggaggag gTCCAGATCACGGCGGTGTCTCGAGCAGTGCCCCCGGTCGCCCCTCCTCCCACCTCGCTGTCTCAGCCGCCCCCCCTGCTCCGGCCCCCGCTGCCTACGGCCCCCACCCTCCTGCGCCAGCCCCCTCCGTTACAGCAGGGCCGCTTCCTACAGCCAAGACTGGCTCCCAATCAGCCCCCGCCTCCCCTCATCCGTCCTGCCCTCGCAGCCTCCAGACACAGCGCCAGGGGTGGCCCCCAGGCCCCACCCGCTTTGCTGGGGGGCCCCTCCGAGCCCCCACCCCCGTCGCTCTGA
- the RCOR2 gene encoding REST corepressor 2 isoform X1 translates to MAKEKHGYNIEQALGMLLWHKHDVEKSLADLANFTPFPDEWTVEDKVLFEQAFGFHGKCFQRIQQMLPDKLIPSLVKYYYSWKKTRSRTSVMDRQARRLGGRKDKDDSDELEEGRGATSEGEPDAGDPKREPAPARPLNARPGPGKKEAQLSQYRHHPLRTRRRPPKGMYLSPEGITAVSGSPDLASLTLRGLDSQLVSLKRQVQSMKQTNSSLRQALEGGIDPLRPPEANTKYNSRWTTDEQLLAVQAIRRYGKDFGAIAEVIGNKTLTQVKTFFVSYRRRFNLEEVLQEWEAEQDGAAGAPAPAEEARKGLPAPAVASEEEEEVSWGRGGGREPCSRTKGCWNILELRVPACERKFSGNGEVEPPFLPNLLGCGTSPRTWGGGGSSGRPQAGTHRPRALSLFPRSRSRRCLEQCPRSPLLPPRCLSRPPCSGPRCLRPPPSCASPLRYSRAASYSQDWLPISPRLPSSVLPSQPPDTAPGVAPRPHPLCWGAPPSPHPRRSEPAPLPALGATCFSEDSWVGHLRPPLCGRRSRAHDGHDLDPGAPGGHWHLGGLDGRPSPPPDPGPRAPGGPRPTLCLLPGATQALNRNVASGRTVSLGSSSSPPPRLPL, encoded by the exons ATGGCCAAGGAGAAGCACGGCTACAACATCGAGCAG GCCCTGGGCATGCTGCTCTGGCACAAGCACGACGTGGAGAAGTCCCTGGCGGACCTGGCCAACTTCACCCCCTTCCCGGACGAGTGGACCGTGGAGGACAAAGTGCTGTTCGAGCAGGCCTTCGGCTTCCACGGGAAGTGCTTCCAGCGCATCCAGCAGATG CTGCCGGACAAGCTCATCCCCAGCCTGGTGAAGTACTACTACTCCTGGAAGAAGACGCGGAGCCGCACGAGCGTCATGGACCGCCAGGCCCGGAGGCTGGGGGGCCGCAAGGACAAGGACGATAG TGATGAgttggaagagggaagaggagccACTAGTGAGGGAGAGCCAGATGCTGGGGACCCCAAGAGAGAG CCAGCCCCAGCCCGGCCCCTGAACGCCCGGCCCGGCCCCGGGAAGAAGGAGGCGCAGCTCTCTCAGTACCGCCACCACCCGCTGCGGACCCGGCGCCGCCCGCCCAAGGGCATGTACCTGAGTCCCGAGGGCATCACGGCCGTGTCCGGCAGCCCCGACCTGGCCAGCCTCACCCTGCGGGGCCTCGACTCCCAGCTGGTCTCCCTCAAGCGCCAG GTGCAGAGCATGAAGCAGACCAACAGCAGCCTCCGGCAAGCCCTGGAGGGGGGCATCGACCCGCTGCGGCCCCCCGAG GCGAATACCAAGTACAATTCTCGGTGGACCACAGACGAGCAGCTTCTGGCTGTACAAG CCATCCGGAGGTACGGGAAGGACTTCGGCGCCATCGCGGAGGTGATCGGGAACAAGACCCTGACCCAGGTGAAGACCTTCTTCGTGAGCTACCGCCGGCGCTTCAACCTGGAGGAGGTGCTGCAGGAGTGGGAGGCTGAGCAAGACGGGGCCGCGGGGGCCCCGGCCCCCGCTGAGGAGGCGCGCAAGGGGCTCCCGGCCCCCGCCGTGGccagtgaggaggaggaggaggtgagctgggggaggggaggcggcCGGGAGCCCTGCTCTAGAACCAAGGGCTGCTGGAACATCTTAGAACTGCGAGTTCCTGCTTGTGAAAGGAAGTTCTCGGGAAATGGGGAAGTTGAACCCCCCTTTCTTCCTAACCTCCTGGGGTGTGGAACGAGCCCCcggacctgggggggggggggaagctccGGACGCCCCCAGGCTGGGACCCACCGGCCCcgggctctctctctcttccctaggTCCAGATCACGGCGGTGTCTCGAGCAGTGCCCCCGGTCGCCCCTCCTCCCACCTCGCTGTCTCAGCCGCCCCCCCTGCTCCGGCCCCCGCTGCCTACGGCCCCCACCCTCCTGCGCCAGCCCCCTCCGTTACAGCAGGGCCGCTTCCTACAGCCAAGACTGGCTCCCAATCAGCCCCCGCCTCCCCTCATCCGTCCTGCCCTCGCAGCCTCCAGACACAGCGCCAGGGGTGGCCCCCAGGCCCCACCCGCTTTGCTGGGGGGCCCCTCCGAGCCCCCACCCCCGTCGCTCTGAGcccgcccccctccccgcccTGGGCGCCACCTGCTTCAGCGAGGACAGCTGGGTCGGGCACCTCCGTCCCCCACTCTGCGGCAGACGATCCAGGGCCCACGACGGGCACGACCTAGACCCGGGGGCTCCTGGCGGACACTGGCATCTGGGGGGCTTGGACGGCcgcccttccccacccccagacCCGGGACCTCGGGCTCCAGGCGGCCCCCGGCCCACTCTGTGCCTGCTTCCCGGAGCCACCCAAGCTCTGAACCGGAATGTCGCCTCTGGCCGAACTGTTTCTCTGggatcctcctcctcccccccgcCCCGTCTCCCCCTGTAG